One Betta splendens chromosome 8, fBetSpl5.4, whole genome shotgun sequence DNA segment encodes these proteins:
- the LOC114860296 gene encoding glutamate receptor ionotropic, NMDA 2A-like isoform X2 has product MRLWPAPHQVLISHSSTMPACGCSPSPPRIHASERLRRVGPSRPPPPPSTRGRAGASLALPLLFLLLCLFHLPPSCHSRREKGGVGGGGHYIPIPQPPPHHMALPNILRGLSIAVVLVGNSSEVALAGAREKEDFLHMAPNVEVLTMNETDPKSIIKSICDLMTEHWLQGVVFGDDTDQEAIAQILDFISAQTHIPILGVRGGSSMIMAAKEGR; this is encoded by the exons ATGAGACTCTGGCCGGCACCACACCAG GTTCTGATCTCCCACTCCTCCACCATGCCTGCCTGCGGCTGCAGCCCCTCTCCGCCCCGCATCCACGCCAGCGAGCGGCTCCGGCGGGTAGGACCCTCGcgcccacctcctcctccatcgaCCCGGGGCCGCGCCGGCGCCTCCCtcgccctccccctcctcttcctgctgctctgccttttCCACCTGCCCCCAAGCTGCCACTCGCGGAGAGAGAAGGGCGGGGTAGGAGGCGGCGGCCACTACATCCCCATCCCACAGCCCCCTCCCCACCACATGGCGCTGCCCAACATCCTGCGGGGCCTCAGCATCGCTGTGGTGCTGGTGGGCAACTCCAGTGAGGTGGCGCTGGCTGGGGCCCGGGAGAAGGAGGACTTTCTCCACATGGCGCCCAACGTGGAGGTGCTGACCATGAACGAGACGGACCCTAAAAGCATCATCAAGAGCATCTGTGACCTCATGACGGAGCACTGGCTGCAGGGCGTGGTGTTCGGGGACGACACCGACCAGGAGGCCATTGCTCAGATCCTGGACTTCATTTCAGCCCAGACCCACATCCCCATCCTGGGAGTCCGAGGGGGCTCATCCATGATCATGGCTGCTAAG GAAGGACGATAA
- the LOC114860296 gene encoding glutamate receptor ionotropic, NMDA 2D-like isoform X1: MRLWPAPHQVLISHSSTMPACGCSPSPPRIHASERLRRVGPSRPPPPPSTRGRAGASLALPLLFLLLCLFHLPPSCHSRREKGGVGGGGHYIPIPQPPPHHMALPNILRGLSIAVVLVGNSSEVALAGAREKEDFLHMAPNVEVLTMNETDPKSIIKSICDLMTEHWLQGVVFGDDTDQEAIAQILDFISAQTHIPILGVRGGSSMIMAAKVGHRILCLQCECKRNR; encoded by the exons ATGAGACTCTGGCCGGCACCACACCAG GTTCTGATCTCCCACTCCTCCACCATGCCTGCCTGCGGCTGCAGCCCCTCTCCGCCCCGCATCCACGCCAGCGAGCGGCTCCGGCGGGTAGGACCCTCGcgcccacctcctcctccatcgaCCCGGGGCCGCGCCGGCGCCTCCCtcgccctccccctcctcttcctgctgctctgccttttCCACCTGCCCCCAAGCTGCCACTCGCGGAGAGAGAAGGGCGGGGTAGGAGGCGGCGGCCACTACATCCCCATCCCACAGCCCCCTCCCCACCACATGGCGCTGCCCAACATCCTGCGGGGCCTCAGCATCGCTGTGGTGCTGGTGGGCAACTCCAGTGAGGTGGCGCTGGCTGGGGCCCGGGAGAAGGAGGACTTTCTCCACATGGCGCCCAACGTGGAGGTGCTGACCATGAACGAGACGGACCCTAAAAGCATCATCAAGAGCATCTGTGACCTCATGACGGAGCACTGGCTGCAGGGCGTGGTGTTCGGGGACGACACCGACCAGGAGGCCATTGCTCAGATCCTGGACTTCATTTCAGCCCAGACCCACATCCCCATCCTGGGAGTCCGAGGGGGCTCATCCATGATCATGGCTGCTAAGGTAGGACACAGAATCCTTTGCCTTCAGTGTGAATGTAAGAGAAATAGATAA
- the fmc1 gene encoding protein FMC1 homolog: MAALPSPLSICRGILKELRAIHGASYRRCLAYNYVMDQFRKNKVTGARYCRAQQDAHHASYSYLCLLQSTRNHQVLHSLYHGKGERCPEEVAGLVGLRLPTQPGGKGWEK; the protein is encoded by the exons ATGGCAGCGTTACCGTCGCCGTTGAGCATCTGTCGGGGAATACTGAAGGAGCTCCGAGCCATTCACGGAGCGAGCTACAGACGGTGTCTTGCCTACAACTATGTCATGGACCAGTTTCGGAAAAATAAG GTAACAGGAGCAAGGTACTGCCGTGCTCAGCAGGACGCCCACCACGCCTCGTACTCATACCTGTGTTTACTGCAATCGACCCGGAACCACCAGGTCCTTCACAGCCTCTATCACGGCAAAGGGGAGCGCTGCCCAGAAGAAGTGGCCGGTCTGGTGGGCCTGCGACTGCCCACGCAGCCTGGAGGCAAAGGATGGGAGAAGTGA